In a genomic window of Sporosarcina trichiuri:
- a CDS encoding tetratricopeptide repeat protein gives MGHNEEAIQALEAGNFEKAVAEFIKAAEEAPDDPVGYVNVGNVFASIGDTEKAEPFFQKALTLDPEMGTAFYGLANLYFNQERYGEAATLYEKAVQAGVQEADAYYMLGKSLERAEKGRLALPYMQRALELAPDDQEIRLSYGILLANEGVYDLAKEEFERLLDENPENADAQFNLGFLYAVSTDDREQALHHLERAFTIDPEHVQARYIHDMILTGEENSSSGE, from the coding sequence ATGGGACATAACGAAGAAGCGATCCAGGCATTGGAAGCCGGGAATTTTGAAAAGGCAGTTGCGGAATTCATCAAGGCGGCTGAGGAAGCACCGGATGATCCGGTCGGCTATGTGAACGTCGGGAACGTGTTTGCATCCATCGGCGATACGGAGAAAGCGGAGCCCTTCTTCCAGAAAGCGCTGACCCTCGATCCGGAAATGGGGACGGCTTTCTATGGGCTCGCCAATCTGTATTTCAACCAGGAACGATACGGCGAAGCGGCGACTTTGTACGAGAAAGCGGTCCAGGCGGGTGTGCAGGAAGCGGATGCCTATTATATGCTGGGCAAAAGTCTGGAGCGTGCAGAAAAGGGCCGGCTTGCCCTCCCATACATGCAGCGTGCTCTGGAGCTGGCGCCGGATGATCAGGAAATCCGTCTGTCCTATGGCATCCTCCTTGCGAACGAAGGTGTCTATGACCTGGCGAAAGAAGAATTCGAACGGCTTCTCGATGAGAACCCGGAAAATGCCGATGCACAATTCAATTTAGGATTCCTGTACGCGGTCTCCACCGATGACAGGGAGCAGGCGCTGCATCACCTGGAACGTGCGTTCACCATCGATCCCGAACATGTCCAGGCGAGGTACATCCATGACATGATCCTGACGGGGGAAGAGAACAGCAGCAGCGGGGAATGA
- the mnmA gene encoding tRNA 2-thiouridine(34) synthase MnmA gives MRIDKAKKDTRVVVGMSGGVDSSVAAYLLKQEGYEVIGIFMKNWDDTDESGVCTATEDYEDVISVCNQIGIPYYAVNFEQQYWDKVFTYFLDEYKAGRTPNPDVMCNKEIKFKAFLAHAMSLGADFLATGHYARIAETEDGVAMLRGVDSNKDQTYFLNQLSQGQLSKVMFPIGELEKSRVREIAEEAGLATAKKKDSTGICFIGERNFKEFLGNYLPAQPGDMKTMSGERMGRHDGLMYYTIGQRHGLGIGGSGEPWFVIGKDLKTNTLLVGQGFHHDALYSDSLTAADVSFTGGQPMPEQFRCTAKFRYRQADTGVTVKMTSADAAEVIFDSPVRAITPGQAVVFYDGDECLGGGTIDTVIKNGTTLDYVG, from the coding sequence ATGAGAATTGATAAAGCGAAAAAAGATACGCGCGTCGTTGTCGGGATGTCGGGCGGGGTCGATTCATCTGTCGCCGCCTACCTGCTGAAGCAGGAAGGATACGAAGTCATCGGCATCTTCATGAAAAACTGGGATGACACGGATGAATCGGGAGTCTGCACGGCGACGGAAGATTACGAAGACGTCATCAGTGTCTGCAACCAGATCGGCATCCCATATTATGCTGTGAACTTCGAACAGCAATATTGGGACAAAGTGTTCACGTACTTCCTGGACGAATACAAAGCGGGCAGGACGCCGAACCCGGACGTCATGTGCAATAAGGAAATCAAGTTCAAGGCGTTCCTGGCGCATGCGATGAGTCTCGGTGCGGATTTCCTCGCAACCGGCCACTATGCGCGGATTGCGGAAACCGAAGACGGGGTCGCCATGCTGCGCGGCGTCGACAGCAACAAAGATCAGACCTATTTCCTGAATCAGCTGTCACAGGGCCAGCTGTCCAAAGTGATGTTTCCGATCGGTGAACTGGAAAAGAGCCGGGTCCGTGAAATTGCAGAGGAGGCAGGACTTGCCACTGCAAAGAAAAAAGATTCGACAGGCATCTGCTTCATCGGGGAACGGAATTTCAAGGAATTCCTCGGCAATTACCTGCCTGCCCAGCCGGGTGATATGAAGACGATGTCCGGAGAAAGGATGGGGCGCCATGACGGCCTCATGTATTATACGATCGGTCAGCGGCACGGCCTCGGTATCGGCGGTTCGGGTGAGCCGTGGTTCGTCATCGGCAAAGACCTCAAAACGAACACGCTGCTTGTCGGACAGGGATTCCATCATGACGCATTATATTCGGACAGTCTGACAGCAGCGGACGTCAGTTTTACGGGGGGACAGCCGATGCCTGAACAATTCCGCTGTACAGCAAAATTCAGGTACCGGCAGGCAGATACCGGAGTGACAGTGAAGATGACCTCTGCAGATGCTGCTGAAGTGATCTTCGATTCACCAGTCCGCGCCATCACCCCGGGTCAGGCTGTCGTGTTCTATGATGGGGATGAATGCCTCGGTGGCGGGACGATCGATACGGTCATCAAGAACGGCACAACACTCGATTACGTCGGTTAA